TTGGAAGAGGTGGAGAAaatcatggagtgcaaggagcaaAGAGGACTCACGGTATTTCCggtgttttacaaagtggaacccaAAGAAGTGAGAACGCCAAGAGGAAGCTACCGAGAATCTATGGTTAAGCATGATAACAAGTTTGGGAGAGATtcagagaaagtgaagagatggaagaaggcTCTCTATGATGCCGGTAGCTTGTCCGGGTGGGATTTGAACGATAAGTAAGTACTTTGTAGTGATTAATGTTACActgctttgttgttgttttttatatgttgaatacatctattttttttcccatgaaaGTTAATTATCTTTGAAATTAATGTGTCAAGTACTTTCCTGATTTTATTAGAGATGAAGCGGATTCTATAAAGAGAATTGTGCAGGAGATCTCTATGCAGCTAGACCGAATGCCCTTACATGTTGCCAAGCATCCGGTTGGAATATATCCACGTGTTGTAGAGTTGGAATCAATGTTAAATCTTGAGGCTGATGATGTTCTCATGATAGGGTTATGGGgacagggaggtgtaggaaaaACAACATTAGCTAAAGCCCTTTACAATGATATTTTTAGAGGATTTGAGGCTTCATGTTTTTTGGCAAATGTTCGGGAAACTTCAAAAGATTCTAAGGATTTAGTtcatttgcaagaaaaattgttgTCCGAGTTATTACTAGGAAAAGGATTAACAGTTTTTAGCGTTGATGGAGGTATCAATTTGATCCAAGATAGGCTTTGTCGCAAAAAAGTTCTCCTTGTTCTTGACGACGTCAATGATGGAAAACAGTTAAATGTTTTAGCTGGAGAGCGTGAATGGTTTGGTAACGGAAGCAGAATCATCATCACTACAAGAGATAACCATCTATTAACTTTCCATGGGATAGATAAAGATCatatttataaagttaaaacTCTAGAGGATTTGGAagctcttgaacttttcaataaACATGCTTTTCTTAGAAGTAAGGAAATAGTGATAAGGAGGGATCTTGTGGATAGTGCTTTGCATTATGCTAATGGTcttcctttagcacttgagGTATTGGGCTCTTTCCTATGTGGTAGAAGAGAAAAGGAGTGGGAAAGCGCATTGAATAAACTTGCTAAAAGTCCTGACAAAACCATCAATGATGTTCTCAAGTTAAGTTACGATGGACTAGAGGACTATGCTAAGGAGATATTccttgatattgcatgtttcTTCAAGGGGCGATCTATAGAGGACATTATAGAAGTCCTTAACAGTTGCGACTTTGACACGACTATTGGAGTGCAAGTCCTTGTTGAGAAGTCCTTAATAACTAAAGAAAGGGAGACGGtacaaatgcatgacttgattcagTTGATGGGCATGGATATTGTTAAACAAGAATGTCACGATGATCCTAGAAGACGCAGCAGATTATGGCTTTGTGAAGATGTTCGTGATGTTCTATCAGGGGATATGGTAAGTTTTGGTGGTTTAAACACTTATTTTACTCTCTTCTTCTCTAACTTCATATACTAATTGCAATGCAAGCTCTATAAATGCAGGGAACAAATGCAGTAAAAGCCATAGTTTTGGTTTTACCCACGACAGAAGCAATAGACATAGGTCCTAATGCTTTCACAAACATGAGAAGATTAAGGTTGCTCATCATGATTAATGTGCATAACTCTTTCCAAGGTCCTATCTGTCTTCCTAATGAACTGAGATGGTTTCAATGGCCTGAATGTCCATTTACGATTCTCAAATTTTCCCCTGGCCCAAAGAAGTTAGTTAGACTTGATTTGTGCAAAAGCAACATTCAAGTCATGGTGGACCAATTTAAGGTGCGCATTCAAATGATTTGTCCTTATCTCTTACATATCTATATATGTATGCATATGATTatgattatatatatgtatatgtctTATTGAAAACTTTGAATGCAATAATTACTAACTCGATGATGCTCGTTAATAGTGCTTAAGAATCATCTGCATCTATTAAATTGTTTATATATGATTAAAGCATTAAAAACAAGATGTCGATCTACTGCATGAACCAACATAAGTGGATTCTTCCCGTTTTAGGGGAGCATTAAGCACTTTCCTATGTGAATTTTAATGTTGACTCAAACAGAAGATACTCACTAAAAAAGTTCAATCTCATTTTCAAATGTTAGAAGTACTGAAATTAGAAGAAGAATGGACTTATACAGTTAGTAACTTTAATACCAAAAATTGGAACAAGAACTTATTggtgacataatttaacaacTGAATGATGAACGTGCTCAGTATTTTAATAAACATGAACTGAGGATTCAATTTGTACGCCTTTGAAATGATATATACTAAAAATGCTATCAAAGATAATATATTTTACATAAGAGACGAGCTTACtagattcttttcaaaattacatATGAAAATAGAATGAGCTTTTTCGTGCTCATTTGCTTTATCATTGAAGCGAATGCACACTAAGTACTGTTGATTGAACCTCTTGTTATTGTTTCTAAGATAGAATGCCGCCGATAATGAAAGCGATATATAGAAATCATTCGGTAAAGGATCTttaaaggagtgaagtctttaCTGTAAGTCAGCCCCAAAAGTCTTGTCTATTTTGTACCGACCTAACCAGAGATTTCTGGCAagtacttctttatttttaggaGGAGGAATAAGCGGAACTCCAAGAAAGTTATCTTCATCTTTATAgataaaatattcattttcaaaaataactgggagtttctccttctccttccaagTATGTAACATGTTCCCCTCCTTTCCCTTCCATCGGGCCATTCGGTTGTGCCCTTACTCCATTTATTCCTAAGTGAGAAATCATAGGACGAAAAGCAACTCTTAGGGGAGATAGATTGACCAGCCATTCCTTCtcccgcttttttttttttaaataaaggcttGTGGAGTACAATTCCATGGAAGAGTCTTATTTTATAGAGGCGCTAGCGCACCACATCTTGGACGCTGGTAGCGCGCAATGGCTTTCACGCATGACTAATAAGGCTTTCTAAAGAGAACTGAAAAAAGGGCTCGTTTTgctaatttaaatatatttaaaccTAAATCTAATCTAAagttatgtatgtatgtattatatttatattaatatttacaCTACTGTTCAAAGTAAAGCTGACCTTCCACGGGATCTCCATTTAATTTCTTCCCCCAAATATCtcgattatttattttgtaaatattGTATTCATATAGAGGTGCATAAACTAGTAATTTATTTGATCTCTCACATGTTTCACAATCTAAATATTAATCTTTTATATGCTACAACAAATTTCTTACTGCAAATTTTAATCTTGAAATAttttacatatattttatgtttgtgTATTGTGTGTTTACCtacaatttttatttccattaaatatttctaatttggtggttttgctcattttttcaaatatcaattttttcaaatcttgtgcatactcttatatttttctcttcctatGCCTTCTATGAGACAAACTTTGTGGGCTTTCAATTGTTGCTATCATGCTCGTCGGCCACACTGACGTGGGAACGTATTGAACGaactaataaataaaagggtTTTTCAATCTTAATGAAGTGGAAAAACCCCGTTACAGAGGATAGGAAGAGACTACCTTAGGAGGCCAGTCCAAGGATGCAGCACCctcttgatcactcatgagtaaACCAGGACAGAGTGAAAGACAACGAAAAGATAGAATGAAACTTCATTTAATAAATTCATCATGTTTACTATGAGAGACCGAGAGGGCACTTATAAGTTGGAGTCTAAGATACCTTTGAGTAACCTCCGAGTAAAGAAAATGAACCcaaaatatgaaattgaaaTAGGCTACAATATAATCACATTGTAATCGAGACTAAAGCAATcctaaaaagtataaaatagGCTCACTgatcaagaaaatatattttagaccCATTATTCTATTCCCAAGAGAGAATCTTGAAATCTTAAAAAGATCCCTCTTCGAGGCCAACTTCATAGTGATAGATCAGCAACATTGAAACTAGTGGAAACACCATTCTCTCCACAAAGATCacttttgtaggcattattaTTGATGCGTTCCAAAACTAGAAAAGAAGCATCTGTAGTGCAAAGACTAGGTGGAAAGCGCTCTTCTCAAATGAATTCAGACAAAATcaccttctttaaaaaaaacagGTTTTTTCTATGGTTTTTTGCTTGACTAGATATTTGACTATTTGCTTCAAACTTCTCTTCCTCACGTAACTTATTGGTTGTCTTAGCTCTTTCTCCATATTGGTAGTGAATAATGGTGTAGGATCCAAAGGACTTAAAAGATGCTTTCGTTACACAACATAAGGGGTTATCTTTGGAATATCATGTAGGCGCACAATTTCTCTAATATAAAGTTCAGCAACATATAACGCATCAAGGGTCTACTACATTCAACAAAATGTGTGATTCTCGAGAATCGATCAACCAAACACCATGACCTAATAAGAGATAACACGAGAGATTCCTGAGCCCCCACTGTCACTATGGCAGGTTTGCGTATCTCTGCATAAGATTGTAGATCCATCGAGGCCACTTATGTTAGCTTAAATTCATGTCATGAATTAGCTGGCAAAAGATTTGACCGTGGCTCATGTCCTCACACTTGAGGTTACCGTCTCCCTCTGAATTACATGTGTTGTTTCTGAATGTACATATAAGATAAGTGGCCACCCACTTAGTATTGGAATGATTTCTCTTGTATGTCGCTTGATAGAGCTCTAGTGTGTGGTGGAATTATgaatattattctttttttatcttctcttttggCCAAGGAATTAAAAGGGAGAGGGAGTgctctatgtacaccatgtgaTCAACTAATTTCTGATCACACGGGGCTTGAATGATGATCAAgtgtttttcattaaatatttttctcttcattttttttccacaggactttaaaaatttgaagttccttAACTTCAGTGAATGTCCATCAGTGGTTTGTATGCCAGACCTTGATTTGACTCCAAATCTCGAGGAACTGGATCTTCATGGGTGCAAAAATTTGGAGCGTGCTCACGAATCAGTTGCATATCACGCCAAGTTACGGTTGTTGAATTTAAAAGGGTGCTCTAACCTTTATCATCTCCTTGATGTGCTCCAATCCAAGAATCTTCAAGTTCTCAATCTTACTGGTTGCTCAAAGTTGCAAAGATTCCCTGATATTCCGGATAAACTCAAAGGCTTAGAAGAACTTTATTTAAGAGGGACTTCAATTGAGGAACTTCCTGCATCcatagaaaatcttgtctctttggagaaattgaatttaattaagtgcaagaAACTGGCAAACCTCCCATCTAGCATTTACAAGTTGTCAAATCTTGAGCGCTTGATACTTAGTGGTTgttcaaaactaaaaaaatttcccatAATGGAGGATTTGAGTGATCTGCATAGTAAGATGGGATTTCCTAAGCTAGTGATCTTAAGGCTTGAGGGATGCAATCTACTATAAGGAGAGTTCCTAAAGAATCGTTCATGCTTTCCACAATTAAGAGATTTGTATTTGTCCATACACAATTTTGCTAAGCTTCCAACGTGCGGGCATCTACATAATTTACTCGACTTGCGTGTTTCGGAATGCGGACAGCTACAAGAGATTGGCAAGATTCCAGGGCAATTGCAGCGTTTATCGGCAATGAATTGTGAATCTCTAAGTAAAATTCCCTCCGACATGTGGGCCGTTAACCAGATTGACGAACTGCTGCTTAATAaggttactctctctctctctctctctctctctctcccccctttccCCCACACctccttcttttttctgtcTGTGATTAATACAGAGTCGTGTATATGTATTGCTAACTATAGCTAAACTTGCCGACCCACTTAACTCATTGAAATTCCTATTTTTCAAGTGccaaattcgaaattctatctTAACAATTTACACCTACGACAGCAAATTCTTCCCAGAGCAAATTGCCACATTCTTCTACCTGGAGGAGAGATGCCGCGATGGTTGCTCCCGAATAAAGAGGGTTATATATCTTTCATGGTTTCAAAAGACTTGTATAAGAAGTTGCTAGCATTAGCAATCTGTGTTGTATATCGGGTAAAGGAAGGGAAACAAAATGCCTCATATTGCTTACGTCTATACGTCAATGGCAAATATAAACAAATGGAGATAAAAAAACTTCCTTCAATGCATTCGGATCATGTATGGCTTCGATATCTTAGAATAGAGAAGGTTTGGGGAGTAGACCCTTTTGGTCCAAATGATTGGAGTTCTTTCCAGCTTGGCATTAGAGTATTGGATGGTGCAATTGTGAAAAAGTGCGGATTTCGATTAATATGCAAGTCATTAGAGGATGATTTGGAGGCTTTGTATCAAGAGGAAAAGTTGCAGGATCCAGGTTTGTTCTATGAGATTTGGCATGACGATAAAGAAACAACCACAGAGGAAGAAAGTCACCTGGCATAtaaggtctctctctccccctccccctccgtgATTGTGGGGGGTGTGTGTTTGATATGGGTGCATTGTGTTTGTATAATGCAAAAGCTGCAAATGCTAGTAAACAAAACAAGCTAATATATTGTGATTTTGCACTTGTATGTGATAGCTGTGGCAATTCCATGAAGACGATGAAATCTCAGAGGAAGACCGTATATCTTCTGACAGAGAAGACGAAATCCTGCCTCGCTGCTTTGGCGACGTTATGATTGATCTCATGCCTAACTTCCCACGCAACGATATCATGGCTGACTTTTCAgttgaggtctctctctctccctccctctcctcccccaATTCATAAGTGCATGTGTTGGTTTGTTGGCGTGTATGTCGGGCACACTATGTATAATGCAAAAACCGAAAATTCTAGACAAACAAGCAAATCTAACATAAAGCGATTCTGCAGTTACATGTGATACGGGTGGCTACAACACTTGCAAGTGAATGATTTCATGAGTATGACATATAAGGCAAGGAAGGATCAATAtgtttaattattataaaactCCAGCTTTGGTTAAATTACGAGAAAGATTCTCAAATCAAACTCTTCTATTTGAACTAATTATCAACTTGAGTACATCTAACAATTTACTGGTATAACAGAGGTATCGTTATCCCATGATTCCTACTTTCTACAAAGATATTCTCTTTGGAGGAGATATGCCAGAGGAGTTCATCCTTGTTGAAGGCAATACCATATCTTTCATGGTTTCACAGGACTTTTATGATAAGTTCCTGGGATTAGCTCTATGTGTTGCTTTCAGTGTAGACAatggagaaaaggaaatatttttcgACATCGTGCCCCATGTTAATGGACAAAGAAGAAATGGGCTATCAGGATCTCTCGGTTTATTTGATTCAGATCACATGTGGATTCAATATCTCAAACCAAATATGCTGTGGGGAGTGTTGGGGGGAGTAgttgattttcttgaatttgacgAGGATTACTTACAATTTAGCCTCACACTCAGTGTATTGGGTGGAACCGTGAAAAAGTTTGGATATATGCTAAGATGCAAGCAAATGGATGATGATTTGAAGG
This region of Eucalyptus grandis isolate ANBG69807.140 chromosome 8, ASM1654582v1, whole genome shotgun sequence genomic DNA includes:
- the LOC104457379 gene encoding disease resistance protein RUN1-like codes for the protein MPGEAKPVQSDVHMRDKAATRPNTKHFEEAHQPSSALKATSLNLERNYHVFLSFRGTDIRNNFLGHLYAALDQKGIYTYVDSEELRKGERITPALIKAIEDSRIAIIIFSEDYASSSWCLEEVEKIMECKEQRGLTVFPVFYKVEPKEVRTPRGSYRESMVKHDNKFGRDSEKVKRWKKALYDAGSLSGWDLNDKDEADSIKRIVQEISMQLDRMPLHVAKHPVGIYPRVVELESMLNLEADDVLMIGLWGQGGVGKTTLAKALYNDIFRGFEASCFLANVRETSKDSKDLVHLQEKLLSELLLGKGLTVFSVDGGINLIQDRLCRKKVLLVLDDVNDGKQLNVLAGEREWFGNGSRIIITTRDNHLLTFHGIDKDHIYKVKTLEDLEALELFNKHAFLRSKEIVIRRDLVDSALHYANGLPLALEVLGSFLCGRREKEWESALNKLAKSPDKTINDVLKLSYDGLEDYAKEIFLDIACFFKGRSIEDIIEVLNSCDFDTTIGVQVLVEKSLITKERETVQMHDLIQLMGMDIVKQECHDDPRRRSRLWLCEDVRDVLSGDMGTNAVKAIVLVLPTTEAIDIGPNAFTNMRRLRLLIMINVHNSFQGPICLPNELRWFQWPECPFTILKFSPGPKKLVRLDLCKSNIQVMVDQFKDFKNLKFLNFSECPSVVCMPDLDLTPNLEELDLHGCKNLERAHESVAYHAKLRLLNLKGCSNLYHLLDVLQSKNLQVLNLTGCSKLQRFPDIPDKLKGLEELYLRGTSIEELPASIENLVSLEKLNLIKCKKLANLPSSIYKLSNLERLILSGCSKLKKFPIMEDLSDLHSKMGFPKLVILRLEGCNLL